A part of Silvimonas soli genomic DNA contains:
- a CDS encoding TetR/AcrR family transcriptional regulator — MVKKRFEDTREHLLAIGEHIILGKGFAAVGLAEILATADVPKGSFYHYFASKEAYGVGLLERYFANYLEDAKMRLNAPQGSAHDHLIDYFDNWQGKSCGNTVPCLVVKLAAEVADLSDTMRAALQSGCNHIVAALERTVARGQEAGTVSKAQAPEVTALALYELWLGASLMTKLRRDRVPLETAMAVTRQLLTP, encoded by the coding sequence ATGGTAAAAAAGCGCTTTGAAGACACCCGCGAGCATTTGCTCGCCATCGGTGAACACATCATTCTGGGGAAAGGTTTTGCTGCAGTGGGTCTGGCAGAAATCCTGGCCACGGCCGATGTCCCCAAGGGCTCGTTCTATCACTATTTCGCTTCAAAAGAAGCATACGGTGTGGGCCTGCTTGAGCGCTATTTCGCCAACTATCTCGAAGACGCAAAAATGCGTCTGAATGCCCCGCAAGGCTCTGCTCACGATCATCTGATTGATTATTTCGATAACTGGCAGGGCAAATCGTGCGGTAACACCGTGCCCTGTCTGGTGGTAAAACTGGCCGCAGAAGTGGCCGATCTGTCTGACACCATGCGTGCGGCGCTGCAAAGCGGCTGTAACCACATTGTGGCGGCACTGGAGCGCACCGTAGCGCGCGGCCAGGAGGCAGGCACGGTCAGTAAGGCACAAGCACCAGAGGTAACGGCTTTGGCGCTGTACGAATTGTGGCTCGGTGCCAGTTTGATGACCAAACTGCGACGTGACCGCGTACCACTGGAAACCGCTATGGCCGTTACGCGGCAATTGCTCACGCCGTGA